The following DNA comes from Candidatus Dojkabacteria bacterium.
GTTTTCAACCTGTCCACGGAACCGTCACCAAACCCGCCAAGATGCTACTTGTAACAGGCGACAAAGACTTAAAACAGGCTGTATCGACAAAGGTTGATATGCTTTACATAACCGGTACATTTAAAAACCAAAAAATAATAACTGTAGACAACTTTAAGTCAGAATATAACTTTGAGCCACAATACTTTGATGACTATCTTGCAATTTGTGGAGACTCGTCGGATAACATTCCGGGAGTAAAAGGAATAGGTCAGAAAGGCGCTCGTGAACTTGTTGAAAAATTCGGAAGCCTTGAAAATATGTACGAAAATATAGAGAAGGTAAACGAATTTAACCCACGTTACGCAAAACTTTTAGTCGATAGCCAGCAGGAATCATACGAAAGTAAATTTCTAACTACACTTGAAACGTCTCTTGATATTGACCTGTCGTGGCAAAATTATCTTGTGGATGATATTGATCCGGTAAAGGCGAGAAAAAAACTTCAATCATTTGGATTTAGAAGTCTTTTGGGTTCACTTGAGAACATACTTAAGCTTTACAACATAAATGAAAATATAGATATAGAGGACTTTTCAGGGACAACAGGATACAAATTTGTTTCATATGATACGTGGTTAAAGCAATTTGACCCCCAAAAGCCTGTGTCGATTGGGGTCATTGGCGGATCCGAACCTGCCGTTGTAGCAAATTCACTTTTTGACCAAAAGAAAGAGCCGAGATTAACGTTTTGGGCCTGTCAAGATAAGAAAGTCACGTACAGTAGTGAAATAGTGAAACAGTTAAGTAGTGGAGTAGTTAAACAACTGGGTGGTGGAACGGTAATAGTTCATGACTTGCCGGCTTTTCTAAGGCAAACCGAAAGCTCACCAATGTACCGAGCTAGTGATCAGCTTGCGTACTATGATCTTATGTTAGCTTCGTACCTTTATAACCCCGGCAGGCGTGATTATTTGCTTAAGACAATTGCGGCAGAACTTGTTCAAAAGACATATCTTACAGAATCGGAATTTGCACAAAAAATCGGTCAGTTGGGTGGATTTTCAAATTGGTCTGATTCTTTAAAAGAACAATGGCTTACTCATACAGCTGAAATTTATGACGAACTTTATGTTTTTTTGACTAGCCAGACCAAGGATTGGAACGTAACAAGTTTTGTAAGAGACACTTGGGAAAAGGCAGCCGGTCGTAAAATTATCGACAACTCGATACATTTGACTCTTCTAAATATGGAGCAAGAAACAGCATTAGCCCTGCGCGATATGGAGGATAGAGGAATATGTGTCGACATAAATGGGCTCGAAAAGCTACAACAGAAACTTGAGAAAGAAATTAGAGAGCTCGAAGAGAGTGCATATAAAGTTGTTGGACATGAATTTAACCTAGCATCGCCCAAACAGGTTTCAGATGTTTTGTTTAAAGAGCTTGGAATCGGTGGAAAGCAGCGTTCGACCCGGGCGGGAATTCTTGAGGAATTAGTTGGACATCATCCTGTGGTCGAAATAATTATTAAGCACCGAGAACTTAGTAAAATGTATTCGACGTACGTGAAAGGATTTGAGAAGTTCTTAAATACTGAAGGTGAATATAATGTTATTCACACCGACTATAGACAAACTGCTGTTATAACGGGAAGACTTTCTTCCGTTAACCCAAATTTGCAGAACATTCCAATAAAAAGCGAGCTTGGGCGGGATTTTAGAAAGTTATTTGTTCCAAGAAAAGGGTTTAAGCTTATAACAATGGATTATTCACAGATTGAGCTTCGAGTGCTTGCGTATTTTTCAAATGATAAAGCGCTTGTAAAAGACTTTAAAAACAATCTGGATATTCATGCTTCAACAGCTGCTCGTATCTTTGACAAGGATATTAAAGATGTATCAAAAGCGGAACGTAGAGTTGGTAAAACCATTAATTTTGGGATCATTTATGGACTTTCGCCCTTTGGGCTTGCCAAGGCTTTAAAAATTGATACTGGGAAAGCTGCGGAATATATACAGGAATATTTTGAGGATTATGAGGGGGTTAAGATTTTCTTTAATGATTTAGTTTTAACGGCAAAGGAAACCGGTTATGTAGAAACGGCCTTTGGACGTAGAAGGTATATGCCGTATTTAGGCTCGGGAAATAAGCAGATGCTTTTGCGTGCAACCCGTGAGGCAATGAATATGCCAATTCAAGGGACTGCGGCTGACATTATGAAGCTTGCCATGATTAATGTACACAAGTTTTTAAGAAAGAAATATCCCACTAAGGCTTTCATTTTGCTTCAGATTCACGATGAGCTTGTTTTGGAAATAGCGGATGATGTAGTTAAAGATGTTTCAATGGGCTGTGAGAAAATAATGGAAAATTCAGTAAATTTGAATGTGCCGTTGAATGTAGACTGCGGACCATGGACCGAAAAATAATAGTGAGTATCTATCCACATACACAGTTATTTGCAACGTGCTTAAGGATAGTCTAACATTGAACAAATCATTAAGAATAATTTTAAGAATTACCTTATAGTTATGACAAACTCCAACAAAAAGCGATTAGCTTGGGTGGCATTTGCAACCTTGGTTCTGTTTTTTATACTATTAATTCCTAACCTTCCGAAGTCAAATAAAGACCCCAAACAAGATGTTTTAAGCGGGGGTACATACCCTCGAGAAATAGTATTGGCATCACAGACATCACCAAAGTTGGTCCAATTCTCTTATTCAACGTACTTTCCTTCGATTTCTGCTGATGGTCGATATGTAGCCATCCAACTCGATGATACCATAATTAGAGTTGATAGGCTTAACGGAACGTATGAATATGTATGTATTGGCGTGGGTGGATATCCAGAACCCTGTAGTAATCCTGAAATTTCGGGAAACGGCAGATA
Coding sequences within:
- the polA gene encoding DNA polymerase I, whose amino-acid sequence is MAKSKVKDLFLVIDGNSLFFRAYYAYPQTLSTADGTIVNAVYGFMTMFFKAIETYKPRYLAIAFDYDRVTFRKAKIAYYKAQRKETDASLIEQYPYLFDILDAFNIPMYREKGFEADDFLGTFAEKFENGGFIKKLDGVETGFQPVHGTVTKPAKMLLVTGDKDLKQAVSTKVDMLYITGTFKNQKIITVDNFKSEYNFEPQYFDDYLAICGDSSDNIPGVKGIGQKGARELVEKFGSLENMYENIEKVNEFNPRYAKLLVDSQQESYESKFLTTLETSLDIDLSWQNYLVDDIDPVKARKKLQSFGFRSLLGSLENILKLYNINENIDIEDFSGTTGYKFVSYDTWLKQFDPQKPVSIGVIGGSEPAVVANSLFDQKKEPRLTFWACQDKKVTYSSEIVKQLSSGVVKQLGGGTVIVHDLPAFLRQTESSPMYRASDQLAYYDLMLASYLYNPGRRDYLLKTIAAELVQKTYLTESEFAQKIGQLGGFSNWSDSLKEQWLTHTAEIYDELYVFLTSQTKDWNVTSFVRDTWEKAAGRKIIDNSIHLTLLNMEQETALALRDMEDRGICVDINGLEKLQQKLEKEIRELEESAYKVVGHEFNLASPKQVSDVLFKELGIGGKQRSTRAGILEELVGHHPVVEIIIKHRELSKMYSTYVKGFEKFLNTEGEYNVIHTDYRQTAVITGRLSSVNPNLQNIPIKSELGRDFRKLFVPRKGFKLITMDYSQIELRVLAYFSNDKALVKDFKNNLDIHASTAARIFDKDIKDVSKAERRVGKTINFGIIYGLSPFGLAKALKIDTGKAAEYIQEYFEDYEGVKIFFNDLVLTAKETGYVETAFGRRRYMPYLGSGNKQMLLRATREAMNMPIQGTAADIMKLAMINVHKFLRKKYPTKAFILLQIHDELVLEIADDVVKDVSMGCEKIMENSVNLNVPLNVDCGPWTEK